Below is a window of Fimbriimonadaceae bacterium DNA.
GCCGGATCGTATGATCGGGACCAAGCCAAACCTTAATGGGGGAGGGGGCGTCTAAAGAGTTATGTTGCGAACCACACGTCTATTCACGATACTGACCGTCGCAACCGCCCTCGCCGGAACGGCGGCAAGCGATCCGTTTAAGCCAAGCGCTAAGGATCAAGTTCAGCTTGGGCAGAAGGTTGCTGACCAGATACGCAAGGAGGAGAAGGTTTTGCCCGACTCTGACAAGCGCGTCAAGTTCCTGCGTCAGCTTGGAGCGAAGCTCCTTGCCGCGAACCCAGATGACAAGAAAGCCGTTTGGCAATATAGCTTCGACGTGATTGAAAGCAAGGACGTCAATGCTTTTGCCCTCCCTGGTGGACCCGTTTTCTTCTATACCGGACTGCTTGACAAGCTCGAAACGGAAGACCAGGTTGCCGCTATTGTCGGTCACGAGCTCACCCACGTCCGCAAAGAGCACTGGGCAAACCAGTATGCGAAGAGCCAAAAAGAATCGCTCCTACTGAATTTGGCGCTGATTCTTGGCAAAGCCAATAACACGGTCGCCCAATTGTCTCACCTGGGACGAGAGGTCTTCAACGACTTAAGATATTCGCGCAATGACGAAACGACTTCCGACGAAGTCGGCATGGCGATGATGGTCAAGGCCGGTTTCAACCCCCGGGGCATGGCGGATACGTTCCGCGTCCTCCAAAAGGCGGGAGGCAGCGCCAAGGGCTGGGAGTTTTTGAGCAGCCACCCGGACACGGAGCGAAGAATTAAGCGAGTTGAAGAGAACATCGCGAAGCTTGACAAGAAGTTTCCGCCTCAGAAGCCCCTTGATCTTCCCAAATCCAAATACAAAGGGGATTACGTACTTGACGGTACGTCCATGGGAACTACGTACGCCATGCTCTCGCGCTATTCCAACCGGAATAGATTGGATTGGCTAAGCACCGGCTATCGCTACTGGCGATGGTGATGCTGATTCTTCGGCGGGAAGCTCGACACCAGCATCGGTCGCCCCGATGATCTTGACGTCGGCCTTGCTGAGCGCCTCTTTGATCGCGTTCACGAAATCCGTCGATGGCTCGACGGTGGCATTCAGATAGACCGGCAGATAGCTCTCCTTGGGCATGACTTGAATCTGCACCTCATAGTCGCCGGGATGCTGCCGGAAGAGCTTTTTGAGCTTGGCAAGCTGCGGTTGGGTGGCCCGATAGACCTCGATGCAAACCGTTCCTCGACCATTTGATTCTTGAATAGAATCCGAATAGAGCGAGGGATCGATTGGCGCGACGTCTTCCATTCTTACTTCAATCGACCGTTCTCCACCCCCGCCAGGACGCTCGCGATAGGTCACGACTCCGTTCAGCTTGACGACCGTATCACGCACAAGCAACTCGCCAAACTTCGAATACGTTGCAGGGAAAACCGTTACCATCGCTTGCCCACTGAAGTCTTCAAGCACCATCGTCGCCATCTTCTCGCCGCGCTGCTTAGTGATGATCGTTCGCAGGCTCGCGACAACCCCGGCAAGGCGGACGTGAGTGCCCTCGTCGAGTTCGGCGACTGAGGCACATGTATAGCTTGCCGTCGTGTTAATCACGCGCTCATAGCCACGCAGCGGGTGATCGGAGACGTAAATCCCCATCACTTCCTTTTCCATCGCCAGGGTTTCGGTACGTGCGGGAGCCTCAGTCTCGGGCAGTACGGGGTAGTCGATATGCGCTGGGCCGGAATCTTCGCCAAATAGAGAGTCTTGACCGGCGATCTTCTGCTTTTGTGCCTGGTCGGCAAAGACCAGCGCACCGTCAACAACTGACAATAGCTTGCGGCGGTTCTTATCGATCGAATCGAGAGCCCCTGCTTTGATGAGCGCCTCAAAGGCCGTGCGGTTCATGCCCAGTGGACGAGTGCGTTCGGCAAATTCGTAGAGATGTCGGAACGCCCCATTCTCCGCTCGCTCCGCGATCATCGCTGTCGCCAAACCGGCTCCAACGCCCTTGATCGCGGCAAGACCAAAGCGAATAGAGCTGCCCTCGATCGAGAAGTCCATCTGAGACGAATTCACGTCGGGCGGCAGGACCGAAATCTTTTGTCTTCGGCATTCTTCGATGAAGGCAACGACCCGGTCTTCCTTGTCGCGGTAAGACGCAAGCAGGGCTGCCATGTACTCCACGGGATAGTTGGCCTTGAGGTAGGCCGTCTGATACGCCAAAAGTGCGTAACAGACCGCGTGAGCCTTGTTGAACGCGTAGCCAGCAAACGGCAGTAGGAGCTCCCAAACCTTCTCGGCAGCGGCTTTGGGAACGTTGCGCTCCTCGGCCCCTTGCATGAACTCAACCATCATCGAGTCCATAGCCGTCTTGTCCTTCTTACCCATCGCACGGCGGAGGATGTCGGCTTTTCCAAGGCTGAATCCGGCGAGAGCTTGGACAAGCTTCAAGACTTGGTCCTGATAGACGATGACGCCGTAAGTCTCTTCCAAGATCGGGCGCATGAGGTCGTGCAGATAGACCGGCTGCCTTCGCCCAAATTTTGTGTCGATGTAGGTGGGGATATGCTCCATCGGACCGGGCCGATAGAGGGCAACCATCGCGGCGAGCTCTTGGACGTTTTGGGGCTTTAGCTCGACGATATTTCTCTTCATCCCGCCCGATTCAAGCTGGAAGACGCCTACGGTTTCGCCCCGGGCGAGCATGTCGTATGCCTTCTGATCGTCTGGCGGGAAGGTGAGCGGGTCGACATCGATCCCTTGCGTCTGCTTGATGTTCTTGACGGCTCGTGATAGAACTGTGAGGTTTGACAGACCAAGGAAGTCCATCTTGAGGAGGCCGATCTTCTCAAGAATTCCCATCTCGAAGGCGGTGATCGACTGTCCGTCGTTGCCCTTATATAAGGGGATGTGATCGACAAGCGGCTCGCCTGAGATGACCACGCCAGCCGCGTGGACTCCGGTGTGACGGGACATCCCTTCGACCGACTTCGCCACGTCAACGAGGCTTCGGACGCGTGGGTCGTGTTCGATCATCTGCCGGAACTCGGCGGTCTCCTTGATGGCTCTCTCAAGCGACATTCCGGGCATGTTGGGGATCGTCTTGCAAATCTTGTCGGTCTCTTGGGGGGTGTAGCCCATTACTCGGCCGCAGTCCTTGATCGCGGCTTTGGGGCCGAGCGTTCCGAAGGTGATGATCTGGGCCACGTGGTCAGAGCCGTATTTTTCGGTGACGTATTTGATGACCTCATCACGGCGTGCGTCCTCGAAGTCCATGTCGATATCGGGCATGGACACACGCTCTGGATTCAAGAAGCGCTCAAAAGTGAGGTCGTAATAAAGCGGATCGACATCGGTGATCCCGATCACATAGGAAACCAAGGATCCGGCAGCAGAGCCGCGGACACCGTAGTAAATTCCCTGCTCCCTTGTGTAGTTGGCAAACTCCCGAACGAGCAAGAAGTACGACTCAAATCCGGTCTTTTCGATGACGCTCAGCTCGTAGTTCAGCCTTTCCCAAGCCTCGTCATCCGCCTTATACGCCCGCTTTTCAAGGTTCTCTTCACTGAGTTTGCGGAGGTACGACATCGGAGTCTCCCCCGGTGGCAGGTCGGGATTGGGCATCGGTGCGCGCTGCTTGCCGAGCTCGACGTTGCACATCTCGGCGATCATCGCCGTGTTCTCCATCGCTTCGGGATGCTCGGGGAAGAGAGCCGCCATCTCTTGTTGAGATTTGAGATAGAACTCCTCCGTCTCAAACTTCATCCGCTTTGTATCGGAAAGCAGCGCTCCGGTTTGGATGCACAGCAAAACGTCGTGCGGTGTGGCGCTGGTTCGGCAAAGATAGTGTGCGTCGTTGGTGGCGATCAGAGGGATCTTGAGCTCTTGAGAAATCTTGATTAGGCCCTGATTGGTCTGTCGCTGTTCGGCGAGGCCGTGATCTTGAAGCTCGATGAAATAGTTCTCCTGCCCGAAGATGTCGCGGTACATCGCGGCGAGGTTCTTTGCCTTTTCGTAATCGCCTTTGAGCAGCGCTTGATTGACCTCGCTTCCAAGACAAGTGCTTGTCGCGATGATTCCTTTGCTGTATTGGCGCAGGAGATCGTGATCGACGCGAGGCTTGTAGTAATAGCCGTCGATCGCGGCGATCGTGGAAAGCTTGCAGAGGTTGCGATAGCCTTCGAGATCTTTCGCGAGCAAGAGGAGATGATAGGTTTCGTTCTCTTCCCTTCCCGTCTTCTTTTGGTGCCCGTTGGGCGCAACGTAAGCCTCGACGCCAATAATCGGCTTGACGCCTTTTTTCTGGCACTCGAAATAGAAATCCATGACCCCGAACATGACGCCGTGGTCGGATATGGCAAGCGCGTCCATGCCCATGT
It encodes the following:
- a CDS encoding M48 family metalloprotease, translated to MLRTTRLFTILTVATALAGTAASDPFKPSAKDQVQLGQKVADQIRKEEKVLPDSDKRVKFLRQLGAKLLAANPDDKKAVWQYSFDVIESKDVNAFALPGGPVFFYTGLLDKLETEDQVAAIVGHELTHVRKEHWANQYAKSQKESLLLNLALILGKANNTVAQLSHLGREVFNDLRYSRNDETTSDEVGMAMMVKAGFNPRGMADTFRVLQKAGGSAKGWEFLSSHPDTERRIKRVEENIAKLDKKFPPQKPLDLPKSKYKGDYVLDGTSMGTTYAMLSRYSNRNRLDWLSTGYRYWRW
- a CDS encoding DNA polymerase III subunit alpha, with translation MCQSFVHLHNHTEYSLLDGANRIPDMVGHAKDMGMDALAISDHGVMFGVMDFYFECQKKGVKPIIGVEAYVAPNGHQKKTGREENETYHLLLLAKDLEGYRNLCKLSTIAAIDGYYYKPRVDHDLLRQYSKGIIATSTCLGSEVNQALLKGDYEKAKNLAAMYRDIFGQENYFIELQDHGLAEQRQTNQGLIKISQELKIPLIATNDAHYLCRTSATPHDVLLCIQTGALLSDTKRMKFETEEFYLKSQQEMAALFPEHPEAMENTAMIAEMCNVELGKQRAPMPNPDLPPGETPMSYLRKLSEENLEKRAYKADDEAWERLNYELSVIEKTGFESYFLLVREFANYTREQGIYYGVRGSAAGSLVSYVIGITDVDPLYYDLTFERFLNPERVSMPDIDMDFEDARRDEVIKYVTEKYGSDHVAQIITFGTLGPKAAIKDCGRVMGYTPQETDKICKTIPNMPGMSLERAIKETAEFRQMIEHDPRVRSLVDVAKSVEGMSRHTGVHAAGVVISGEPLVDHIPLYKGNDGQSITAFEMGILEKIGLLKMDFLGLSNLTVLSRAVKNIKQTQGIDVDPLTFPPDDQKAYDMLARGETVGVFQLESGGMKRNIVELKPQNVQELAAMVALYRPGPMEHIPTYIDTKFGRRQPVYLHDLMRPILEETYGVIVYQDQVLKLVQALAGFSLGKADILRRAMGKKDKTAMDSMMVEFMQGAEERNVPKAAAEKVWELLLPFAGYAFNKAHAVCYALLAYQTAYLKANYPVEYMAALLASYRDKEDRVVAFIEECRRQKISVLPPDVNSSQMDFSIEGSSIRFGLAAIKGVGAGLATAMIAERAENGAFRHLYEFAERTRPLGMNRTAFEALIKAGALDSIDKNRRKLLSVVDGALVFADQAQKQKIAGQDSLFGEDSGPAHIDYPVLPETEAPARTETLAMEKEVMGIYVSDHPLRGYERVINTTASYTCASVAELDEGTHVRLAGVVASLRTIITKQRGEKMATMVLEDFSGQAMVTVFPATYSKFGELLVRDTVVKLNGVVTYRERPGGGGERSIEVRMEDVAPIDPSLYSDSIQESNGRGTVCIEVYRATQPQLAKLKKLFRQHPGDYEVQIQVMPKESYLPVYLNATVEPSTDFVNAIKEALSKADVKIIGATDAGVELPAEESASPSPVAIAGA